CCTTCGTGACGCGCTCGGCCACGTCCACGCTCCTTGTCCTCATCGTCATCGGCTTCCTCCTGCAGTGGGTGGGCGGCGCGCTTTGGGGTCTGGCGACCGGCGCGCCGGGCGTTTGCCCCACCGACGGCCGGGTCGTTTCGGCCTCCGGCTCGGCCCTTTGCGGCGTGGACCAGGTCGTCCGAGTGTTTGGAGCAGGTCCCGGGGCCGGAAGCCTCCTCGAGAAGCCGTGGGCTCCCCTCACGAGCCTCTTCCTGCACGGATCGCCGCCCTCCACGATCGGCGCGCTGTACCACCTCTTCTTCAACGCGCTCGTCCTGTTCTTCTTCGGGCCGTGGGTGGAAAGCCGCATCGGGGACCGTCGGACGATCCTGTTCTTCCTCGGGGCGGGCGTGGGCGGCGCCGTCGCCGAAGCGGCGCTTGGAGGTGGAATCGTGGTGGGCGCCTCGGCCGGCGTGCTCGCGTTCCTCGCCTGCATCGCCGTCCTTGCCCCCTACCGCCAGATCCACTTGTTTGGCATCCTTCCGATGCCCATGTGGGTCTTGGCCGGCCTCGTGCTGCTGGCGACGTTCCTCCTCTCGCTTGCCGGCGGCGGCGTCGCCGTGATCGCCCACGTCGTCGGTCTTGCCGCCGGCGCCGCGTACGGGTGGCAGCTGCGCACGCGCGGCATTTTCCTGCGCGAGCGCGACCGAAGCCCGTGGCAACGGTACTGATGTTTCCTGCGCAATTGCGCAGGAACGCGGCGGCACCCTTCAACCGTTCGTACTTGTGCGTTGCGGAAACGCCCTTTCCCCGCAGCTTAGGTTGCGCCCGACCACTGGATCGACCGGGTTTGGCTTGGAAGGCATCTGCGACGTCTGCGGCAACGGCCGCTTCGTCCCGACGATCTGCCGCGAGTGCCGGCTCCGGCTGTGTCCCTCGCACGCGGGCTCGCACGCCTGCGGGGAGCCTTGTACCGCGCCGCTTCGGGTCACGACGCTCCCCCCGGCGCCTGCGCGGTCGATGGCGCTTGCCGTTCGCGCCGCCGCGCAGGAGGTGCTCTCCGACGCCCGACGGTCGATCTCCTTTGCCCTCCTGCTCCTCGTGTGCGCCGGCTTTGCGCTGCAGGTGCTAGGCGGCCTCGTGCTGTGGGCCGCCGTGGGCGAGCCGGCCGAAGCGCTCTCGGGCGCCATCACCGGCGCGCTTGCGGCAGGACCCGGCCTCGAGGGCGTCTTCCAGAAGCCTTGGACGCTTGCGACGGGCGCCTTCGTGCACGCAAGCCTCGCGCACCTTGCGGCCTCGTGCGCGTTCCTGTACTTCTTCGTGGGGCCGGTGGAATTGCGCCTGGGCCGTCGGGGCACGGCCGTCCTGTTCCTGCTCGGCTCGGCGACGGCGTTTCTTGCCCAAAACGCCCTCTTCCACGGCTACGCGCTTGGAAGCTCGGGCGGAATCCTCGCGCTCGCCGGCGCCGCCGTCGCGGCGTGCCCGCGCGACCGCATTCCGTTCTTCTTCGTGCGGTCCCCCCTGTGGGTCGTCGCGATCGTGTTCGTCGCGGTGGACGTCATCTCCACGACGCCCCTTGTCTCGGTGGGTCCGGTCAGCCGCGCGGCGAACCTCACGCACGTCGCGGCGCTTGGCGCGGGCTTTGTCGCCATGCGCGCCGCGCAGGCGGGCTACGATCCCCTGCGCGCGGCGCGCCGGATCGTCCGCAAGCTCCGGGGCGCCGCGCGGCGTCTCCGCGCTCCCGCCGCCGCAACGCCCCTCCACGAGCACGTGGAGCGCCTGGCGCCGCCCGCGCGGTGACTTTATCCCGTCGACGGCCCGTACCGGCGCCGACGGCATGACGCTCGACGAGGAGAATCCGTACAAGCGGTTCGCCACGGCCGGCGCGCGCGAACACGAGGCGCCGAGCAAGTCGTTCGACGTGACCCACCTGCGCCTCGAGCTTGCGATCGACGAGGTCGAGGGCGCGGTGGAGGGATCGGCCACGCTTTCGCTTCGGCCCATCGTGCCCACGCGCGAGGTCGTGCTCGACGCCGTCGACCTCGACGTGCGTTCGGTCGAGGCCGACGACAAGGAGGTCGCCTTCGAAGTCCTTCCCGGCTCGCTGCGCGTGGAGCTCCCCCGGCCGGCGGAGAAGGCCTTCGCGCTGCGCGTCTCCTACCGCGCGAAGCCAAGGACGGGCCTGCATTTCATCCGACCGTCGAAGGCGCACCCTCGCAAGCCCTGGCAGGTGTGGAGCCAAGGCCAGGCGGAGGATTCGCGCCATTGGTTCCCCGTCGTGGACCACCCCAGCGACAAGATGACCTCCGAGGTCGTGGCGACGGCGAAGGACCGTTTCCTTGTCGTGTCGAACGGACGCCTCGTGTCGACGACGCACGACAAGCGCGCACGCACGCGGACCTGGCATTGGCTCCACAAGGTTCCGCACCCGGCCTACCTCGTCTGCGTCGTGGCCGGCGAGTTCGACGAGGTCCGCGCCGCGGCAGGCGACGTTCCCCTCCGCTACCTCGCTCGAAAGGGCGAGGGACGACGCGCGGAGGTCCTCTGCCGCAACACGCCGGACATCCTGGCATTCTTCGGCGAGTACACCGGCCGCGCCTATCCGTACGAGAAGTACGACCAGGCCGTGCTCGTGGACTTCATGTGGGGCGGCATGGAGAACACCGGCATCACGACGCTCAACGAACGGTACCTTTGCGACGAGCGCCACCGCGTCGACGTCGATCCGGACGGCCTCGTCGCGCACGAGGCGGCGCACCAGTGGTTTGGCGATCTTCTCACGTGCAAGAGCTGGGAGCACGCGTGGCTCAACGAGGGGTTTGCAACCTACTTCGACGCGCTTTGGCACGAGCACGCGTTTGGTGCCGACGAGCTTGGCGTGCGCATGCGCGAGAACCTGCGAGCCTACCTCGAGGAGGACGCGGGGAAGTACCGGCGGGCCATCGCGACAAACGTGTTCGTGGACGCCGAGGACGTCTTCGACCGGCACCTGTATCCGAAGGCGGCGTGGGTCCTACACACGCTACGCGGGGTTCTCGGCGACGAGGCTTTCCGGGCGTCGGTGCGCCACTACGTGCGAAGCCACGAGGGCGGCAACGTCGAGACGAACGACCTGCGCGCGGCCATCGAGGAGGCGACGGGGCGCAACCTCGACGGCTTCTTCCGCCAATGGATCCACAAGGCTGGGCACCCCGAGCTCGAAGTTTCCTGGAAGTACGAGCCCGAACGGAAGGTCGTTGCGCTCACCGTGCGCCAGGTCCAGAAGGTGACGCAGACCGACCCCCAGACGCCGCTGTTCCGCTTTTCGGCTGACGTCCTCGTTTTCGCCGGGACGCCGCAGCGCGAGCGCGTCGAGATCACCGATCGCGAGCACGTCTTCCTGCTGCCCGCTTCGCGTCGGCCCGAGTTCGTGGAGTTCGATCCGGACGGCCGCGTTCTGCACGTGCAAAAGGGCGAGCGCCCGCGCGACGAGCGCATCGCCGTCCTATCCAAGGGCCCCACCGCGTGGGTCCGAATGACGGCCGCCGAGAAGCTCGGCGACTTCCCCGGCGACGAGAAGGCCACGCACGCGCTCGAGAGCGCGCTTGCCGGCGACCCGTGCTGGGGGGTGCGGGCGGCCGCGGCCAAGGCGTTGTGCTCGATGGCGACCCCGGATGCGCTGAGGGCGTTGCGCGCCGCGTTTGCGGACAAGGACCCGCGCGTGCGGCGGGCGGCCGCGGGCGGTCTTGGAAGCTTCCGCACGCCGGAAGGGTTCCGCCAGGCGGCCCGCGTGGCCACGTCGGACGCAAGCGACTACGTCGTCGCGTCCGCGCTGTCCTCGGCCGGCGCCACGCGCCAACCCGCCGCCTTCGAGCTTCTGCGTTCCTCGTTGCCCCGCCGCGGGCACAACCACGTGATCACGGCCGGCGCCCTGCTGGGCCTCGGACAGACGCGGGAACGGCGGGCCGTCGCGCTCGCGCGCCGGCACGCCGCGCCGGGCCGGGAAACGGTCGTGCGCGCGGCGGCGATCACGGCGCTTGCGAACCTCTGGGAGCACGTCGAGGCCGAGCGGGCCGCGATCCTGGAGTCCCTCGTTGAGCTGGCCCGCGATCCGATGCACCAGGTGCGCCGGGCCGCCGTGGAGGTCCTCGGCCGCGTGGACGACGCGGCCGCCGCCGCGGAGCTGCGGCGGGCCGCGCGGGCGGAGGTGATCGGTCTTGTCCGCGCGGCGGCCCGCAACGCGTCCCGCGAGCACGCCGAGCGGGCGGACCGGAAGGCCGACCGGGCGCGCGTTCGGCGCGATCTCGAGGAGCTTCGCGACGAGGTGCGCGCGCTCAAGGCCCGGGTGAACGAGCTTGCGGGCCGGCAGGCGCTCTCCCACGAGCGCGCGGCGAAGGACGACGGGTCTCCGCGCACCCGTCGCCGCCGGGCACGCGCGAAACCGAGCCGCTAGG
This genomic interval from Candidatus Thermoplasmatota archaeon contains the following:
- a CDS encoding M1 family aminopeptidase, producing the protein MTLDEENPYKRFATAGAREHEAPSKSFDVTHLRLELAIDEVEGAVEGSATLSLRPIVPTREVVLDAVDLDVRSVEADDKEVAFEVLPGSLRVELPRPAEKAFALRVSYRAKPRTGLHFIRPSKAHPRKPWQVWSQGQAEDSRHWFPVVDHPSDKMTSEVVATAKDRFLVVSNGRLVSTTHDKRARTRTWHWLHKVPHPAYLVCVVAGEFDEVRAAAGDVPLRYLARKGEGRRAEVLCRNTPDILAFFGEYTGRAYPYEKYDQAVLVDFMWGGMENTGITTLNERYLCDERHRVDVDPDGLVAHEAAHQWFGDLLTCKSWEHAWLNEGFATYFDALWHEHAFGADELGVRMRENLRAYLEEDAGKYRRAIATNVFVDAEDVFDRHLYPKAAWVLHTLRGVLGDEAFRASVRHYVRSHEGGNVETNDLRAAIEEATGRNLDGFFRQWIHKAGHPELEVSWKYEPERKVVALTVRQVQKVTQTDPQTPLFRFSADVLVFAGTPQRERVEITDREHVFLLPASRRPEFVEFDPDGRVLHVQKGERPRDERIAVLSKGPTAWVRMTAAEKLGDFPGDEKATHALESALAGDPCWGVRAAAAKALCSMATPDALRALRAAFADKDPRVRRAAAGGLGSFRTPEGFRQAARVATSDASDYVVASALSSAGATRQPAAFELLRSSLPRRGHNHVITAGALLGLGQTRERRAVALARRHAAPGRETVVRAAAITALANLWEHVEAERAAILESLVELARDPMHQVRRAAVEVLGRVDDAAAAAELRRAARAEVIGLVRAAARNASREHAERADRKADRARVRRDLEELRDEVRALKARVNELAGRQALSHERAAKDDGSPRTRRRRARAKPSR
- a CDS encoding rhomboid family intramembrane serine protease; the encoded protein is MEGICDVCGNGRFVPTICRECRLRLCPSHAGSHACGEPCTAPLRVTTLPPAPARSMALAVRAAAQEVLSDARRSISFALLLLVCAGFALQVLGGLVLWAAVGEPAEALSGAITGALAAGPGLEGVFQKPWTLATGAFVHASLAHLAASCAFLYFFVGPVELRLGRRGTAVLFLLGSATAFLAQNALFHGYALGSSGGILALAGAAVAACPRDRIPFFFVRSPLWVVAIVFVAVDVISTTPLVSVGPVSRAANLTHVAALGAGFVAMRAAQAGYDPLRAARRIVRKLRGAARRLRAPAAATPLHEHVERLAPPAR
- a CDS encoding rhomboid family intramembrane serine protease, yielding MRGVCKRCGTGEFLPFKCRFCGDAFCAEHRIPETHECPGLADWRTRVREDRPSLPSRREREMAPAGRHVPTHRRALGRARAFVTRSATSTLLVLIVIGFLLQWVGGALWGLATGAPGVCPTDGRVVSASGSALCGVDQVVRVFGAGPGAGSLLEKPWAPLTSLFLHGSPPSTIGALYHLFFNALVLFFFGPWVESRIGDRRTILFFLGAGVGGAVAEAALGGGIVVGASAGVLAFLACIAVLAPYRQIHLFGILPMPMWVLAGLVLLATFLLSLAGGGVAVIAHVVGLAAGAAYGWQLRTRGIFLRERDRSPWQRY